A part of Streptomyces sp. DSM 40750 genomic DNA contains:
- a CDS encoding barstar family protein, whose amino-acid sequence MSDGTLAEVLGAGGWAHIELELGGVTDKPAFMDRCARAFDLPEYFGRNWDALADCLTDLSWAPPVRGRLVVVTGWQEYAGAEPNDWSIAREVFADAVDHWNGTPTELRIVLALGGSS is encoded by the coding sequence ATGAGCGACGGCACACTCGCCGAAGTGCTGGGCGCCGGCGGCTGGGCGCACATCGAGCTGGAGCTGGGCGGCGTCACGGACAAGCCCGCCTTCATGGACCGCTGTGCCCGCGCCTTCGACCTGCCCGAGTACTTCGGCCGCAACTGGGACGCCCTCGCCGACTGCCTCACCGACCTGTCGTGGGCGCCGCCCGTACGGGGACGCCTGGTCGTGGTCACCGGCTGGCAGGAGTACGCGGGGGCGGAGCCGAACGACTGGAGCATCGCGCGGGAGGTGTTCGCCGACGCCGTCGACCACTGGAACGGCACCCCCACCGAGCTCCGGATCGTACTGGCTCTCGGAGGATCCTCCTAG
- a CDS encoding primosomal protein N' → MSSEDGKRGGGAAGDAGPEQLALVREAVRKAKVPRAKPRTWRGAALAEELPVARVLVDKGVLHLDRYFDYAVPEELDAVAQPGVRVRVRFGAGGRNVREGRREGGSLIDGFLVERVAASDYSGPLAALAQVVSPEPVLGPELLGLARAVADRYAGSLADVLQLAVPPRHARAEAVEMGGPPPPPVAPEAGSWRRYGRGEDFLGALAGGGAPRAVWTALPGPDWAEEIGRAVQATLASGRGALVVVPAGRPAARVDEALRGLLGEGRHALLTADAGQERRYREWLAVRRGAVRAVVGTRAAMFAPVRDLGLVVIWDDGDASHSDDNAPFPHVREVLELRASRDKCAFLLGSWGCTVEAAQLVESGWAAPIVAGREQVRAAAPLVRTVGDGELARDEAARAARLPSLAWQVARDGLRDGPVLVQVPRRGYVPRMACARCREPARCRHCAGPLEARDGAGALVCGWCGREEAGWQCPECGGHRLRAQVVGARRTAEELGRAFPAVPVRTSGREQVLDTVPGTPALVVSTPGAEPVAEGGYAAALLLDGWAMLGRPDLRAGEDALRRWIGAAALVRSQGAGGTVVVVAEPTLRPVQALVRWDPVGHAVRELAERAELGFPPVSRMAAVSGTAQAVVEFLGALELPSDAEVLGPVPVPPPGSGAAAEAGKGRRPGAPPVGEQWERALIRVPPGSGAALAGALKSAQAARMARGGSEGARVRIRVDPSDIG, encoded by the coding sequence GTGAGCAGCGAGGATGGGAAGCGGGGCGGCGGCGCGGCGGGGGACGCGGGGCCCGAGCAGCTCGCGCTTGTTCGGGAAGCGGTGCGGAAGGCCAAGGTGCCGCGGGCGAAGCCGCGGACCTGGCGCGGGGCGGCGCTGGCGGAGGAATTGCCGGTCGCTCGGGTGCTGGTCGACAAGGGCGTGCTGCATCTTGATCGGTACTTCGACTATGCCGTGCCGGAGGAATTGGACGCCGTCGCCCAGCCTGGGGTTCGGGTTCGGGTGCGGTTCGGGGCCGGGGGGCGGAATGTCAGGGAAGGGCGGCGCGAGGGGGGCTCGCTGATCGACGGGTTTCTCGTCGAGCGCGTCGCCGCATCGGACTACTCCGGGCCCTTGGCCGCGCTCGCGCAGGTCGTTTCCCCGGAGCCCGTGCTGGGGCCCGAGTTGCTGGGGCTGGCGCGGGCCGTGGCGGATCGGTATGCGGGGAGTCTCGCGGATGTGCTGCAGTTGGCCGTTCCGCCTCGGCACGCTCGGGCGGAGGCCGTGGAGATGGGTGGGCCGCCTCCTCCTCCGGTCGCGCCAGAGGCCGGGTCCTGGCGGCGGTACGGCCGGGGCGAGGACTTTCTGGGGGCCTTGGCCGGTGGGGGTGCGCCTCGGGCCGTGTGGACCGCGTTGCCGGGGCCGGACTGGGCCGAGGAGATCGGGCGGGCCGTGCAGGCGACGCTGGCGTCGGGGCGGGGGGCGCTCGTCGTGGTACCGGCCGGGCGGCCCGCCGCTCGGGTCGACGAGGCGCTCAGGGGGCTCCTGGGGGAGGGGCGGCATGCGTTGCTGACCGCCGACGCGGGGCAGGAGCGGCGGTACCGGGAGTGGCTGGCCGTGCGGCGGGGGGCCGTGCGGGCTGTCGTAGGGACTCGGGCGGCCATGTTCGCGCCGGTGCGGGATCTTGGGTTGGTCGTCATCTGGGACGACGGCGATGCCAGTCACAGTGATGACAATGCTCCTTTCCCGCATGTGCGGGAGGTGCTGGAGCTACGGGCCTCCCGGGACAAGTGTGCGTTCCTGCTGGGGAGTTGGGGTTGTACGGTCGAGGCCGCCCAGCTCGTCGAGAGTGGGTGGGCCGCGCCGATCGTCGCCGGGAGAGAGCAGGTACGGGCCGCCGCGCCGTTGGTGCGGACCGTGGGGGACGGGGAGTTGGCGCGGGACGAGGCGGCTCGTGCGGCCCGGCTGCCGAGTCTCGCCTGGCAGGTCGCGAGGGACGGGTTGCGGGACGGGCCCGTGCTTGTGCAGGTGCCTCGGCGGGGGTATGTGCCGCGGATGGCCTGTGCGCGATGCCGGGAGCCCGCGCGGTGTCGGCACTGTGCGGGGCCGTTGGAGGCGCGGGACGGCGCCGGGGCCCTGGTGTGCGGGTGGTGCGGGCGCGAGGAGGCCGGCTGGCAGTGCCCCGAGTGCGGCGGCCACCGACTGCGGGCGCAGGTCGTGGGAGCGCGGCGGACGGCCGAGGAACTGGGGCGGGCCTTTCCCGCCGTACCCGTGCGGACCTCCGGGCGGGAGCAGGTGCTGGACACCGTGCCGGGGACGCCCGCGCTGGTTGTGAGTACGCCGGGGGCCGAACCGGTCGCCGAGGGCGGATACGCCGCCGCCCTGCTGCTCGACGGGTGGGCCATGCTCGGACGACCCGATCTACGGGCAGGGGAGGACGCGCTGCGGCGGTGGATCGGTGCCGCCGCGCTCGTACGGAGCCAGGGGGCCGGTGGGACGGTCGTCGTCGTTGCCGAGCCGACCCTGCGGCCCGTGCAGGCGCTCGTGCGGTGGGATCCGGTGGGGCATGCCGTGCGGGAACTCGCCGAGCGGGCCGAGCTGGGGTTTCCGCCGGTGTCGCGGATGGCCGCCGTGTCCGGGACGGCCCAGGCCGTGGTCGAGTTTCTGGGTGCGCTCGAACTTCCTTCGGACGCCGAGGTGTTGGGCCCCGTGCCCGTGCCGCCGCCGGGTTCTGGGGCTGCCGCCGAGGCGGGGAAGGGACGGCGGCCGGGGGCGCCGCCGGTCGGGGAGCAGTGGGAGCGGGCGTTGATTCGGGTGCCGCCGGGAAGCGGGGCGGCGTTGGCCGGTGCGTTGAAGAGTGCGCAGGCGGCGCGAATGGCGCGGGGGGGAAGTGAAGGGGCTCGGGTGCGGATTCGGGTGGATCCGTCGGACATCGGGTGA
- the fmt gene encoding methionyl-tRNA formyltransferase, whose protein sequence is MKLVFAGTPEVAVPALDALIASGRHEVAAVVTRPDAPAGRGRRLVASPVAQRAAEAGIEVLKPNRPRDEEFLARLREIAPDCCPVVAYGALLPRVALDVPAQGWVNLHFSLLPAWRGAAPVQHSIMAGDEITGASTFLIEEGLDSGPVYGTVTEEIRPTDTSGDLLTRLAFAGAGLLAATMDGIEDGTLKAVPQPPEGITLAPKITVEDAQIDWAAPALRVDRVVRGCTPAPGAWTTFRGERLKLIQVVPVPERTDLAPGALDVGKNNVYVGTGSYAVELLWVQAQGKKPMRAADWARGVRIASGESVGD, encoded by the coding sequence ATGAAGCTTGTCTTCGCTGGTACCCCAGAGGTCGCTGTTCCCGCGTTGGACGCGTTGATCGCGTCGGGGAGGCATGAGGTGGCCGCTGTCGTCACGCGGCCGGACGCGCCGGCGGGGCGGGGGCGGCGGCTGGTCGCGAGCCCCGTGGCGCAGCGGGCGGCGGAGGCGGGCATCGAGGTGCTGAAGCCGAACCGGCCCCGGGACGAGGAGTTCCTCGCGCGGCTCCGGGAGATCGCGCCCGACTGCTGTCCTGTCGTCGCGTACGGGGCCCTGTTGCCGCGCGTCGCTCTCGACGTGCCCGCCCAGGGGTGGGTCAACCTGCACTTCTCCCTCCTGCCCGCCTGGCGGGGTGCCGCGCCCGTGCAGCACTCGATCATGGCGGGGGACGAGATCACCGGGGCGTCCACGTTCCTCATCGAGGAGGGGCTCGACTCCGGTCCCGTGTACGGGACGGTCACCGAGGAGATCCGGCCGACGGACACGAGTGGTGATCTGCTGACCCGGCTCGCCTTCGCGGGGGCCGGGCTGCTCGCCGCCACGATGGACGGGATCGAGGACGGGACGCTGAAGGCCGTGCCGCAGCCCCCCGAGGGGATCACCCTCGCGCCGAAGATCACCGTGGAGGACGCGCAGATCGACTGGGCCGCGCCCGCGCTGCGCGTCGACCGGGTCGTGCGTGGGTGCACGCCCGCACCGGGGGCCTGGACCACGTTCCGTGGTGAGCGGCTGAAGCTCATCCAGGTCGTGCCGGTGCCGGAGCGCACAGATCTCGCCCCGGGCGCGCTCGACGTCGGCAAGAACAACGTGTACGTCGGGACCGGGTCGTACGCCGTGGAACTGCTCTGGGTGCAGGCGCAGGGCAAGAAGCCGATGCGGGCCGCCGACTGGGCGCGCGGGGTGCGGATCGCCTCTGGCGAGTCCGTCGGAGACTGA
- a CDS encoding sugar-binding transcriptional regulator, with protein MKSSEEMTVSGMSAGRSAMRMGPAELVQAAAMARRFYLEGKSKIQIAEEFGVSRFKVARVLETALERDLVRIEIRVPAELDAERSDALRARYGLRHAVVVESPADAEESPDPENLGEVAADLLGELVNEGDVLGLAWGRSTIHMAAALDRLPPCTVVQLTGVYDAGTAERGSVEAVRRAAQVSGGDAHPIYAPMLLPDAATAAALRNQTGIARAFEHFDKVTVACVSIGSWEAGISTVHDMLSDEERSHYASLGVAAEMSAHLFDADGRRVGRDLGERCITVKADQLRRIPEVVAIAGGQRKAGAIDAVLRSGLVTSLVTDTSAADYLLMAGQTPRPALNRADPDGP; from the coding sequence GTGAAGAGCAGTGAGGAGATGACCGTGTCGGGTATGTCGGCGGGCCGGTCAGCCATGCGGATGGGACCCGCTGAGCTGGTTCAGGCGGCGGCAATGGCCCGCCGCTTCTACCTCGAGGGCAAATCCAAGATCCAGATCGCCGAGGAGTTCGGCGTGAGCCGCTTCAAGGTGGCCCGGGTTCTGGAGACCGCCCTCGAACGGGATCTCGTACGCATCGAGATCCGCGTCCCCGCAGAGCTGGACGCCGAGCGCTCCGACGCGCTGCGCGCCCGCTATGGCCTCAGGCACGCCGTGGTCGTCGAGTCGCCGGCCGACGCCGAGGAGTCGCCCGACCCGGAGAACCTCGGCGAGGTGGCCGCGGACCTGCTCGGCGAACTGGTCAACGAGGGCGATGTCCTCGGCCTCGCCTGGGGACGCTCCACGATCCACATGGCGGCCGCCCTGGACCGGCTGCCGCCCTGCACGGTGGTGCAGCTGACGGGCGTGTACGACGCCGGGACCGCCGAGCGCGGCTCCGTCGAGGCGGTACGGCGGGCCGCGCAGGTGTCGGGCGGCGACGCCCACCCCATCTACGCGCCGATGCTGCTGCCGGACGCGGCCACGGCAGCCGCGCTGCGCAACCAGACCGGGATCGCCCGGGCCTTCGAGCACTTCGACAAGGTCACGGTCGCCTGTGTCTCCATCGGCTCGTGGGAGGCGGGTATCTCCACGGTGCACGACATGCTCAGCGACGAGGAGCGGAGCCACTACGCCTCCCTCGGTGTCGCGGCCGAGATGTCCGCGCACCTCTTCGACGCCGACGGCCGCCGCGTCGGGCGCGACCTCGGCGAGCGGTGCATCACGGTCAAGGCCGACCAGCTCCGCCGGATCCCCGAGGTCGTGGCGATCGCGGGCGGACAGCGCAAGGCGGGCGCGATCGACGCCGTCCTGCGGTCGGGGCTGGTGACCAGCCTCGTCACCGACACATCGGCGGCGGACTACCTGCTGATGGCCGGTCAGACGCCGCGGCCGGCGCTCAACCGGGCGGACCCGGACGGGCCCTGA
- a CDS encoding MMPL family transporter → MTETEHGTRPPAGRGIGHLVCGRRAKWVVLILWLVVLFLTAPFASKLTDAQDNDAASWLPGSAESTQVLEMSEGFRPEQIPAVVVYARESGLTAEDRSKIEADVRELKELTDHGIIGSQTRGPVYDRETEPRAAQLYVPITMDEKGWERIAPAVDSIRGYVGESGAEGGGLAVHITGPGGTSADFSEAFEGIDSTLLVSALAVVIVMLLLTYRSPTLLLVPLLAVVAALFTAQSLIYLLAEHAGLTVNGQSAGILTVLVFGAGTDYALLLVARYREELRRHEDRHEAMALALHRAGPAVLASGATVVLSMLVLLAAEMNSTRGLGPVAAIGVAVALLAMMTLFPALLVIFGRWIFWPVIPHLGSPDPTARGVWARMGHRFARRPRMVWVATAAALALCSLGLVQLRAEGISNADAFTGKPDSIVGQEVSARYFPAGSGDPLVIISNQAQAQEVGRVVADTEGVVPDSLGLPPGTKPAHEGQVLFEATMTDPADSEAAKQTVERVRDAVHDVPDADAQVGGGTAALLDMDEATTHDNILIIPLVLVVVLLILCALLRALIAPLLLIGTVILSFAAALGISALAFRHLFDYAGESTDFPLFVFVFLVALGIDYNIFLTTRIREEAAHQGTRKGVVTGLAATGAVITSAGLVLAGTFAALGTLPMVAFAEIGFAVALGVLLDTFIVRSVLVTALFLDVGPKVWWPHRLAHEDGGATGKEPAQSAAGPGG, encoded by the coding sequence ATGACGGAGACCGAGCACGGGACCAGGCCGCCGGCCGGCCGGGGCATCGGGCACCTGGTGTGCGGGCGCCGCGCCAAGTGGGTCGTCCTGATCCTGTGGCTGGTGGTGCTGTTCCTGACCGCCCCGTTCGCGTCGAAGCTCACCGACGCCCAGGACAACGACGCGGCCTCCTGGCTGCCGGGCTCGGCCGAGTCCACCCAGGTCCTGGAGATGTCCGAGGGCTTCCGGCCCGAGCAGATCCCCGCGGTGGTCGTCTACGCCCGCGAGAGCGGCCTCACGGCCGAGGACCGGTCGAAGATCGAGGCGGACGTACGCGAACTCAAGGAGCTGACCGACCACGGGATCATCGGCTCCCAGACCCGCGGCCCCGTCTACGACCGTGAGACCGAACCGAGGGCCGCCCAGCTCTACGTGCCGATCACGATGGACGAGAAGGGCTGGGAGCGGATCGCGCCCGCGGTCGACTCGATCCGGGGGTACGTCGGGGAGAGCGGTGCGGAGGGCGGTGGGCTCGCCGTGCACATCACTGGTCCGGGCGGTACGTCCGCCGACTTCTCCGAGGCCTTCGAGGGCATCGACTCCACGCTGCTGGTATCGGCGCTGGCCGTCGTCATCGTGATGCTCCTGCTCACCTACCGCAGTCCGACCCTGCTCCTGGTCCCACTGCTCGCGGTCGTCGCCGCCCTGTTCACGGCCCAGTCCCTGATCTATCTGCTGGCGGAACACGCAGGCTTGACCGTGAACGGTCAGAGCGCGGGCATCCTCACCGTCCTCGTCTTCGGCGCGGGCACCGACTACGCCCTGCTGCTCGTGGCCCGCTACCGCGAGGAGCTGCGCCGCCACGAGGACCGCCACGAGGCGATGGCCCTGGCCCTGCACCGCGCGGGTCCGGCGGTCCTGGCGTCCGGCGCGACGGTCGTCCTGAGCATGCTGGTGCTGCTGGCCGCCGAGATGAACTCGACGCGGGGCCTGGGGCCGGTGGCGGCCATCGGCGTCGCGGTCGCCCTGCTCGCGATGATGACGCTCTTCCCCGCTCTGCTGGTGATCTTCGGCCGCTGGATCTTCTGGCCGGTGATCCCCCACCTCGGCTCCCCAGACCCGACCGCACGCGGCGTGTGGGCCCGTATGGGCCACCGTTTCGCCCGCCGACCCCGGATGGTCTGGGTCGCCACGGCGGCCGCCCTCGCTCTGTGCTCGCTGGGCCTGGTCCAGCTGCGCGCGGAGGGCATCAGCAACGCGGACGCCTTCACCGGCAAACCGGACTCGATCGTCGGCCAGGAGGTCTCCGCACGCTACTTCCCGGCGGGCAGCGGCGACCCCCTCGTGATCATCAGCAACCAGGCGCAGGCCCAGGAGGTGGGTCGCGTGGTCGCCGACACGGAAGGCGTCGTACCGGACTCGCTCGGCCTGCCGCCCGGCACGAAACCCGCCCACGAAGGCCAGGTCCTCTTCGAGGCCACCATGACCGACCCCGCCGACAGCGAGGCGGCGAAGCAGACCGTGGAACGGGTCCGGGACGCCGTCCACGACGTGCCGGACGCCGACGCCCAGGTGGGCGGCGGTACGGCCGCCCTGCTGGACATGGACGAGGCGACGACCCACGACAACATCCTGATCATCCCGCTGGTGCTGGTCGTGGTCCTGCTGATCCTCTGTGCCCTGCTCCGCGCGCTGATCGCACCGCTCCTGCTGATCGGGACGGTGATCCTGTCCTTCGCCGCCGCGCTGGGCATCAGCGCGCTCGCCTTCAGACACCTCTTCGACTACGCGGGCGAGTCGACCGACTTCCCGCTGTTCGTCTTCGTCTTCCTGGTCGCCCTGGGCATCGACTACAACATCTTCCTGACCACCCGCATCCGCGAGGAGGCCGCCCACCAGGGCACCCGCAAGGGCGTGGTGACGGGCCTCGCGGCGACCGGCGCGGTGATCACCTCGGCCGGCCTGGTCCTCGCCGGCACCTTCGCCGCCCTCGGCACCCTCCCCATGGTCGCCTTCGCCGAGATCGGCTTCGCGGTGGCCCTGGGCGTCCTCCTGGACACCTTCATCGTGCGGTCCGTGCTGGTCACGGCCCTGTTCCTGGATGTCGGACCGAAGGTGTGGTGGCCCCACCGGCTGGCCCACGAGGACGGCGGCGCGACGGGCAAGGAACCGGCGCAGAGCGCTGCGGGACCAGGCGGATGA
- the rpe gene encoding ribulose-phosphate 3-epimerase, which yields MAAQINPSILSADFARLADEAKAVEGADWLHVDVMDNHFVPNLTLGVPVVESLARATETPLDCHLMIEAPDRWAPQYVEAGAGSVTFHVEAAAAPVRLAREIRAKGARASMALKPATPIEPFEDLLPELDMVLIMTVEPGFGGQAFLDIMLPKIRRTRELISKHGLDLWLQVDGGVAESTIERCAEAGADVFVAGSAVYGAQDPAAAVRALRAQAEATTATAGWACGH from the coding sequence ATGGCCGCGCAGATCAACCCAAGCATCCTGTCCGCCGACTTCGCCCGTCTCGCCGACGAGGCGAAGGCGGTCGAAGGGGCCGACTGGCTCCATGTAGACGTGATGGACAACCATTTCGTCCCGAACCTCACGCTCGGTGTGCCGGTCGTAGAGTCCCTGGCCCGTGCGACGGAGACGCCGCTGGACTGCCATCTGATGATCGAGGCCCCTGATCGGTGGGCGCCCCAGTACGTGGAAGCGGGTGCCGGTTCCGTCACCTTCCACGTCGAGGCGGCCGCCGCACCGGTGCGGCTCGCCCGCGAGATCCGGGCCAAGGGTGCCAGGGCCTCCATGGCGCTCAAGCCCGCGACGCCGATCGAGCCGTTCGAGGACCTGCTGCCCGAGCTCGACATGGTGCTGATCATGACGGTCGAGCCGGGTTTCGGAGGCCAGGCCTTTCTCGACATCATGCTCCCGAAGATCCGCCGGACCCGCGAGTTGATCAGCAAGCACGGCCTCGACCTGTGGCTCCAGGTCGACGGCGGTGTCGCCGAGTCCACCATCGAGCGCTGCGCCGAGGCGGGCGCCGACGTCTTCGTCGCCGGTTCCGCGGTGTACGGGGCTCAGGACCCGGCCGCGGCGGTGCGCGCGCTACGGGCCCAGGCGGAGGCCACGACGGCGACCGCCGGCTGGGCCTGCGGCCACTGA
- a CDS encoding RsmB/NOP family class I SAM-dependent RNA methyltransferase encodes MSEQSRRPRKPGKPYRRPQKDPVRMLAFEALRAVDERDAYANLVLPPLLRRAREKEGPDKFDGRDAALATELVYGTLRWQGTYDAVIAQCVDRPLREVDPPVLDVLSLGAHQLLGTRIPTHAAVSASVELARVVLGDGRAKFVNAVLRKVAQHDLDGWLERVAPPYDDDPEDHLAVVHSHPRWVVSALWDSLGGGRAGIEDLLEADNERPEVTLVARPGRATTEELLREEAAVAGRWSPYAVRLSEGGEPGAVDAVREGRAGVQDEGSQLVALALANAPLDGPDKAWLDGCAGPGGKAALLAALAAERGAVLLASEKQPHRAGLVAKALHGNPGPYQVIAADGTRPPWRPGAFDRVLMDVPCTGLGALRRRPEARWRRRPEDLEGFAPLQRALLRTALESVRVGGVVGYATCSPHLAETRAVVDDVLKQYGGAADLIDARPLLGGVPALGEGPDVQLWPHLHGTDAMYLALIRRTA; translated from the coding sequence GTGAGTGAGCAGTCCCGTCGTCCGCGTAAGCCGGGCAAGCCGTACCGTCGTCCCCAGAAGGACCCCGTCCGTATGCTCGCCTTCGAGGCGTTGCGGGCCGTGGACGAGCGGGACGCGTACGCGAACCTCGTTCTGCCGCCGCTGCTGCGCAGGGCGCGGGAGAAGGAGGGGCCCGACAAGTTCGACGGGCGGGACGCGGCGCTGGCGACCGAGCTGGTGTACGGGACGCTGCGGTGGCAGGGGACGTACGACGCCGTCATCGCGCAGTGTGTCGACCGGCCGTTGCGTGAGGTCGACCCGCCGGTGCTGGACGTGCTCAGCCTCGGTGCGCATCAGTTGCTCGGGACGCGGATCCCCACGCACGCCGCCGTGTCCGCCTCCGTCGAACTCGCGAGGGTCGTGCTCGGGGACGGGCGGGCCAAGTTCGTGAACGCCGTGCTGCGCAAGGTCGCACAGCATGACCTCGACGGATGGCTGGAGCGGGTCGCGCCGCCCTACGACGACGATCCGGAGGATCACCTCGCCGTCGTGCACTCGCATCCCCGTTGGGTGGTGTCCGCGCTCTGGGACTCCCTCGGCGGTGGGCGCGCCGGGATCGAGGATCTGCTGGAGGCCGACAACGAGCGGCCCGAGGTCACTCTCGTCGCCCGGCCCGGGCGGGCCACCACCGAGGAACTGCTCCGCGAGGAGGCCGCGGTGGCGGGGCGCTGGTCGCCGTACGCCGTGCGGCTCTCCGAGGGCGGGGAGCCGGGTGCCGTCGACGCCGTACGGGAAGGCCGGGCGGGTGTGCAGGACGAGGGCAGCCAGCTCGTGGCGCTCGCCTTGGCGAACGCGCCGCTTGACGGACCGGACAAGGCATGGCTGGACGGGTGTGCCGGGCCCGGCGGCAAGGCCGCGCTGCTCGCCGCCCTCGCCGCCGAGCGCGGGGCCGTGCTGCTCGCCTCCGAGAAGCAGCCGCACCGGGCGGGGCTCGTCGCGAAGGCGTTGCACGGCAACCCCGGTCCGTATCAGGTCATCGCGGCGGACGGCACCCGTCCGCCCTGGCGGCCGGGGGCGTTCGACCGGGTGCTGATGGATGTGCCCTGTACGGGACTCGGCGCCCTGCGGCGGCGGCCCGAGGCCCGTTGGCGGCGGCGGCCCGAGGATCTGGAGGGGTTCGCCCCGCTCCAGCGGGCGCTGCTGCGGACCGCGCTGGAATCCGTACGGGTCGGCGGTGTCGTCGGCTACGCGACCTGCTCGCCGCACCTCGCCGAGACCCGCGCGGTCGTCGACGACGTGCTCAAGCAGTACGGCGGCGCGGCCGACCTCATCGACGCGCGGCCCCTCCTGGGGGGCGTACCGGCGCTGGGCGAGGGCCCCGACGTGCAGCTGTGGCCGCATCTGCACGGAACCGACGCCATGTATCTGGCGCTGATCCGCCGGACCGCGTAG
- a CDS encoding GuaB1 family IMP dehydrogenase-related protein, protein MRFLNDIQPAYDLTYDDVFMVPSRSAVGSRQGVDLASPDGTGTTIPLVVANMTAIAGRRMAETVARRGGLVVIPQDIPNEVVTDVISWVKSRHLVLDTPIVLNPHQTVADALALLPKRAHNAGVVVDEGLRPVGVVTDADLTGVDRFTQLEVVMSRDLLLLDADIDPREAFNRLDAANRRYAPAVDKDGRLAGILTRKGALRATLYTPAVDAHGKLRVAAAVGINGDFEAKAQELLDAGVDTLVIDTAHGHQESMINAIKLVRDLDPRVPIVAGNIVAAEGVRDLIEAGADIVKVGVGPGAMCTTRMMTGVGRPQFSAVLECAAEAKKYGKHVWADGGVRHPRDVAMALAAGASNVMIGSWFAGTYESPGDLQQDADGRLYKESFGMASARAVRNRTSEESAYDRARKALFEEGISTSRMFLDPARPGVEDLIDSVIAGVRSSCTYAGAGSLEEFAERAVVGIQSAAGYAEGKPLHASWS, encoded by the coding sequence GTGCGTTTCCTCAATGACATCCAGCCCGCGTACGACCTGACGTACGACGACGTCTTCATGGTCCCGAGCCGTAGCGCCGTCGGATCGCGGCAGGGAGTGGACCTGGCGTCCCCGGACGGCACGGGCACCACCATCCCGCTCGTCGTGGCCAACATGACCGCCATCGCCGGCCGCCGCATGGCCGAGACGGTCGCCCGCCGCGGTGGTCTGGTGGTCATTCCGCAGGACATCCCGAACGAGGTCGTCACCGACGTCATCTCCTGGGTGAAGAGCCGCCATCTCGTCCTCGACACCCCGATCGTGCTGAACCCGCACCAGACGGTCGCCGACGCGCTGGCCCTGCTGCCGAAGCGGGCGCACAACGCGGGCGTCGTCGTCGACGAGGGGCTCCGGCCCGTCGGTGTCGTCACCGACGCGGACCTGACCGGCGTCGACCGCTTCACTCAGCTCGAAGTCGTCATGTCCCGGGACCTGTTGCTCCTGGACGCCGACATCGACCCGCGCGAGGCCTTCAACCGGCTCGACGCGGCCAACCGCCGGTACGCGCCCGCCGTCGACAAGGACGGCCGACTCGCCGGCATCCTCACCCGCAAGGGCGCCCTGCGCGCCACGCTCTACACCCCGGCCGTCGACGCCCACGGCAAGCTGCGCGTCGCCGCCGCCGTCGGCATCAACGGCGACTTCGAGGCCAAGGCACAGGAACTGCTCGACGCGGGCGTCGACACGCTCGTCATCGACACCGCGCACGGCCACCAGGAGTCGATGATCAACGCGATCAAGCTGGTGCGGGACCTCGACCCCCGGGTGCCGATCGTCGCGGGCAACATCGTCGCCGCGGAGGGGGTCCGGGACCTGATCGAGGCGGGCGCGGACATCGTCAAGGTCGGTGTCGGGCCGGGTGCCATGTGTACGACCCGCATGATGACCGGGGTCGGGCGGCCGCAGTTCTCGGCCGTTCTGGAGTGCGCCGCCGAGGCGAAGAAGTACGGGAAGCATGTGTGGGCCGACGGTGGCGTGCGGCACCCCCGTGATGTCGCCATGGCGCTGGCCGCGGGCGCGTCGAACGTGATGATCGGGTCGTGGTTCGCGGGGACGTACGAGTCGCCGGGCGACCTTCAGCAGGACGCCGACGGGCGGCTGTACAAGGAGTCGTTCGGGATGGCCTCGGCACGGGCGGTTCGTAACCGTACGAGCGAGGAGTCGGCCTACGACCGGGCGCGCAAGGCGCTGTTCGAGGAGGGCATCTCGACTTCGCGGATGTTCCTGGATCCGGCGCGGCCCGGGGTCGAGGATCTGATCGACTCTGTCATCGCGGGGGTGCGGTCGTCCTGCACGTATGCGGGGGCCGGGTCTCTGGAGGAGTTCGCGGAGCGGGCCGTGGTGGGGATTCAGAGTGCGGCCGGGTATGCGGAGGGCAAGCCGTTGCACGCCAGCTGGAGCTGA